tcatcaaaaagaaaggaggaccaaggcacttaATGTAATTAAAATGCCATTTTTCATAAGGCATTTTCAATGGAaacattgaacatgccatacaaataaaggcatttgAATTCATTATGAAGAGTGCCGTGGTCCTCCTTTTTGACATCTTTCATAtgtatttgacattttagtcatttaaaaaCTTACAGTAATGATTGCATACATTGTAAGAATTTTTTCGTACTAGTCCCCCATGGGAatctaacccacaaccctggcgcgTTATGCTCTACTAACGGAGTTAAAAACATAGTCCCGTGTATCTTGTTACATGTAGGCAAGGGAACCTTGGATGACTCGAGGGGCCAAAGTTTGCTGGTCTGCAAAAGACTGGTGTTTATTCTAGAGGGTTAACTAGCCCAGTTTGGTTTTCAGATCTAAAAGTGGTTTAAAGTCAAAAGTCCCACCTCACGTATTAGATTGAGACACTTCCATGTCTCAATCCCAAATTAAAATAGTCATTACTGTTATTTTTAGACATCTGAATACATTAGCTAcagggctgctgctgctgcagtgtTGAAAACGTGGCCAACACTTTTGAACCAACATAAAGCAATCCATTGGCTGGCTTGGTGATTGGCAGGTACACGCAAACAGACCGACTGCTTTGTTTCGATAAACTGCCCCGGTAACTAACAGTCACCTCGCAAATCGTTTTTGAATTAAAATGTGTTGAATGTAATTTGCAAAATAAAATATTTGTAATGCGCTTTTCATCGTACAATAATAATCTCAAATGCACTAACGTTACCTAGCAAGCGCTGATTAACGTTAGCAAAAACAAGATAACTTAACTGGCTAAACGTTCGCCATTTATCTAGCAAAGGTATTTCGCTTCAGGTAACGTTAGTTTCATCAAGTGAATGCTCTAATTCTAAAGTAAATCAAATTACCTCGTCAGTCGCGGTGAGTTATCTTCGTAAATGCAaccccccccctcaaaaaaacGACCCTTTTAAACAGAAACAACTTGCTCTATCTAGCCATGAAATGCTACCTGACGATGCCCCTTGTTTTGTGCATAGACACTTCCCTCAAGGCGTCCACTGACTCAACCAATTCAAACATCGCGCTTCACATCGCACAACCAATCACAGGATAAAGGTTACACAGGCGCCGCACAGACATCGACCAATAGGAAGCTCGTAGCTACAGACAAATTACTCGATGAATGCGAATTTAGAACGTGTTTATTTGCTCATTTGAATGTTTTAGCTAGTTACgtgtgtgttattttatatctACAAATGTTCTAATACTGTTATCTAGCAAAATGCCATTGCATGGACCCTAGCCCTGGATTAAACATTATCCGATTCCAGTCTAGGATGAGGTTTACATTTTGTTTAGTCAACAATTATAGAACTAATCTGTAGTGTAGTCTGTTCGGGGTCCGGGAAACTAGCCCTATACGTctatgggggggtgggggtgggggggagatGGGATTATCCTATTTCTGCCACAATAGTAGCGATTCAGGTTTGAGCAGAAAACTTGAACCAGGCAGGCAGCATCCCTATTGGCAAAGAATAAGCACACTGCCGTAAATGTCCTGACTCCCGACCTCTTGGTAGAAtacttgttttgttttttgtaatAGGGCGTTCCATTGAGACCAGGTTTCTTTTGCAAGGGATTTCTGCATTTTACAATTACACAACAAATAACACAGGAAATACACCTGAAAATAATCATACAAAGATAATCTAGAAAAATAAAGCACACTCATGAAAAACAATCACATTTCTCAGCAAACTGGCTTTCAACATACAGAGAGCAATTAAAATAAATCCAAATGGTGTTTCATCAATACAAGATAGTTTATTTTTGTAAATTTACAAAacagttggaggatgcgggcatcgatcccgctacctctcgcatgctaagcgagcgctctaccatttgagctaatcccccgaTATGTCATTTACAGTCCTCCGGACAATTTAACCGTGTACCTATTTGACTCGTCGCTCTGCAGTGCTGTACATATAATGCAAAGAAAACATGAAATAGCTCAGACAATGTACATATAATTATAGTTCTACACAGCGGCAGCCACAGTGAGTCTACGCAAAATAGATATTTTCTCTTTTTTTAGTCTGAATGATCTAACTTGGTTTACTGTAGACCTAGTGGGTGGGTGGAGTGAGTACAGTATCTGCTGTATAACAAGAAGATGGCGAGCGGGGTTGGAAGTGAGTAAACGAGCCTGTTGTCAAATTATATTATTTTTAATGCATGGCAACCAGATGTTCATGAGTCGTTTGCACTATAGTCTTGTGGATGATGTAACGTTACACGGCATTGCAAATCGGTGAATTCTTAATAGCCTACCCATGCTGGCATGAGCTTTGAATGAATGGCTCACTCTTCCCTTCTCGCTAGACAACGTTAGCTGACCAGTTAGCAGAAGCTCGCTAGCTAGCTATTCTAAGTCACTAGCAAAATATTGCTAGTAGGTGCTTGTGCGGAAGTTCATCCTTCCGTATGTCTGATTAGAAAGGTGGTGAGATGAGTGCTTCGTGACTTTTGAAACATTCGTAGGGCATTTTGTAACAGCTCTCAAGATGGTAGCTAGCTTTAGGAAGCGCAACATTTATTTTCACCCCTCCTCCATACATGGCTTTGCTTGGTATTCAGTGTGGCCTAACCGCCTCAGCTATTTATCTGAAAGTTTATTTCATAATAGTTGTACCTAGTTGACAACAATGGGTTTTGTTTTGCAGGATCCTGGGACATCCTGACCTGTAAAATAGGATGTGATTACCAGAAATGGTATTTTTTGAATATTACATGTCCTGTACTGACTCTGTCCATACCCGTACTTCCCCTCCACTCCTTATCTGCAGAACACAAGTTGCTCTCCATGGGGGCAAAGGAGCCGTGGTCGGTGAGGGAGAAGCTGTGCTTGGCTACCTCTGTCATGAAGAGCGGGGACCAGAACTGGTAAAGCAGCACACGTTTAGGCCTACATCATGTTACTGTTCCTATGTTTTTGGACAGACCAGTCGAATCTTAGCCAGCCACCAACTTTCACTGAGTAAAGACTTCCAGTAATGGAGACGTGCATTCGTCCATCTGTCACACAATTGATAATGTGAGAAAAGATTTTGGAATAGAATTGGTCAGTTGAATAGGAATTGTGATTATGCGATAATAGGATATCTATCCATACCCACAGGGTGTCTGTCAGTCGAGCCATCAAACCATTTGCAGAGTCGGGACGACCCCCTGATTGGTTCTCACAAAAGGTAGGATATGCTCCAATAAATGAACACCATGAACAATCAAGAACCTGATGATAGCATCTGAAAAAGATTTGCATTTGGTGCCCATGATGAATCAGTAACCTTATGGACAGGGGTTGATTGTGTGAGAGAGGTGGCATGGGTCCTTTGCATTAACTCTACTTTCCCTAGCACTGTTTGTTTGTCATCAGTGTTCTCTTCCACTGCCCTGGCCTGTCAATAAACtgagtacatacagtggggcaaaaaagtatttagtcagccaccaattgtgcaagttctcccacttaaaaagatgagaggcctgtaattttcattataggtacacttcaactatgacagatacaatgagaaaaaaaatccagaaaatcacattgtaggatttttaatgaatttatttgcaaattatggtggaaaataagtatttgatcaataacaaaagtttatctcaatactttgttatataccctttgttggcaatgacaaaagttttctgtaagtcttcacaaggttttcacacactgttgctggtattttggcccattcctccatgcagatttcctctagagcagtgatgttttggggctgttgctgggaaacacagactttcaactccctccaaagattttctatggggttgagatctggagactggctaggccactccaggaccttaaaatgcttcttacgaagccactccttcgttgcccaggcggtgtgtttgggatcattgtcatgctgaaagacccagccacgtttcatcttcaatgcccttgctgatggtaggctttgttactttggtcccagctctctgcaagtcattcactaggtctccctgtgtggttctgggatttttgctcaccattcttgtgatcattttgaccccacggggtgagatcttgcatggagccccagatcgagggagattatcagtggtcttgtatgtcttccatttcctaataattgctcccacagttgatttcttcaaaccaagctgcttacctattgcagattcagtcttcccagcctggtgcaggtctacaattttgtttcttgtgtcctttgacagctctttggtcttggccatagtggagtttggagtgtgactgtttgaggttgtggacaggtgtctttttatgctgataacaagttcaaacaggtgccattaatacaggtaacaagtggaggacagaggagcctcttaaagaagaagttacaggtctgtgagagccagaaatcttgcttgtttgtaggtgaccaaatacttattttccaccataatttgcaaataaattcattaaaaatcctacattgtgattttctggaattttgtttctcattttgtctgtcatagttgaagtgtacctatgatgaaaattacaggcctctctcgtatttttaagtgggagaacttccacaattggtagctgactaaatacttttttcccccactgtatatacagccTGTTGAAATAAAGGAAATAATTGGCTTAtcttctctcttcctatctctctctctttcttctagCACTGTGCCTCCCAGTATTCAGAGCTCCTGGAGACAACAGAGACCCCAAAGTGAGCACACCAGTCACTGTTATTTTCTGTCTTTTTCTGTGTGTGGCTGGATTTGTGATGGTTCTGCTGTTGCATTTCCTATGATCAGAGGGGGGTTGGAGAACATGGGGGTCGTATGTTAGTGTGAAGGAGGAGGCATTGGATTATGGATAACATGATCTTGTCTGGATGGCTAATGTTTATGGCACGGTATCTCTCCCCAGACGGAAACGTGGTGAGAAAGGTGAGGTGGTGGAGACGGTGGAGGATGTGATCGTCCGCAGGCTCACGGCAGAGAGGATTGATGAACTGAAGAGACTGATCAAAGACACACAGGAGAAGCACAGGTACACAGATTGtggcaggtaggtagcctagtggtttgagcgttgggctggatcgaatccccgagctgacaaggtaaaaacctgtcgttctgcccctgagcgaggcagttaatccactgatCCCCGGGCACCAAAGACATGGATTTCGAATTAAGGCAGCGGAAAACAcgtcagttgaatgcattcagttggacaacGGACTAGGTATCCCATTTTCCCTGTATGCAATCTCTGATAGAGGGACAATCTATTCAAGAGACTATAATGGCCTTCAGTAGATTTTTTTTTCTGCTACTTGATTGACCCAACTCTGATGTCAGTTGTTGACCTGCTGCATTCACAGGAAGATGAAGACCGAGGCAGAGCTGATCCAAGCCGGGCACCTGGACTCCAAGCTAGAGGATCTATGGGGAGAGATTGTGCAGTATGACCCTTTTATCTGTCTGCCTCTGTTACTATTTCTTTATCTATTTACattacaggaggctgctgagggctcataataatggctggaatggagtggatggaatggtatcaaccacaCGGAAACaaggtgtttgataccattccatgaattccgttccagccattactatgagcctgtcctcctcaattaaggtgccactaGCCACCTGTGATTTACATGTATATTTGCATTTTTCTGAGAAACTTGACTTTCTGTGCCTGTCAGGAAGAAGAAACAGGAACAGGACGAGGCAGACGTGAAAAGGAAGGTCACAGACACAGCCTATCTAGGTAACAGATAACCCACTTCATGCACACCACCAGCTGCTTTTGCCTGTAGCTTTTCTTAATCTACTCAGTAAATATAACCGTATTTTCTGCTATTGCTCCATGGGCACCCCTTTGTATATGTCTCACTCCAAACGTTGTAAAACACAATATACCAGATAGTATACAGGTTGATGAAGATGTAGTTATGTTTCTTCAATGATTCAATAAACCCACAGGGGATGTTGAAATAAAAAAACATCATGCCAAGGGGTTTGGATGAGGAGCTCTATCAGAAAGTATATCGAAGGCTGAGATAGATGTGTACACAGCCACAAAGGTGGTCAAAGTGAATAGTAGATCAATTGTAGTGTGATTGGTCAAACTAAGAACAGTCTCACCCCGCCGCCCCACCCCCCTTCCAGCCAGACAGGCGGTGAAGAACACCCCTAAAAGAGTGCCCAGTGTGACCGTGCGCTCTCCCCTGGGGTGCGGCTCGCCAAGCCTCGAGTTCTGCCAAGGGGACACACCCCAGAGCACACCCGAGGACCCCAGCACCTCAGTGACTGTGAGTCCCTGTCAGCTACAGGGGAacggggcaggggcaggggcaggtagAGAGATGATTGGAGTTCAGTAGAAACATTCTTGATTTGATATCAATTAGATGTGGTGGAACGTGCTACACAGAATGCCTTTTCCTCGGCCTGCCTGCCTCTCCTTTGCATGTTATTCTCCCCCTGTTCCCTTTTCCCAACTTCATTTTCTCCCCTCCTCTGTAGGCACCAGGAGTAGCAGGGTTCATGCCCCTGACTGAGGCCTGTGGGCTGGGTGGTGCAGAGTCAGGCCTGGGCACTCTTCTGGATGAATCCCCACAAAAGAAGCTCTTGGGCCAGAAAGCCACGCCGccaccatcccctctcctctctgagcTACTGAAGAAAGGCAGTCTCCTACCCACAAGCCCCAGACTGGTATGTCTGAGAGGAAATAGTATTCCATAGAGATTGTTCACTTTCATAAAATGTAACTACCCACAGCCATTTGAACATCTCAGACACACCGTCAGATGAATCCTCTTGCAGCTACAGAGTGCTGTGTTTGTCTTATAGGTTGGAGATGGCGACCTGCCTGGTAATATGACAATAGCACATGACCTACAGCTCACAGGCTCTGTTCTTCCTGGCAGTCTagcaacaggtacacacactcacacttatCAGTCCCACCAGAATTTTGCGATCACAACTTTCTTTTAGCAATATCAACAATTCCCCACATATTAAATTTGACCAAGTACCACACTATTTCTGCTTAAAACTGTCTGATCACCACGATACAAAAAAGAGCTCGCAATTTTAACTAATCACAACATTTTTACCGCATAAATTAGTTCAATCAAGTCAACAAACGTTTTCCCCAACTAATAGTTAAAATGGAGTATTGCTTAGCGTTGCATTTTGATTAGATCAAGGCTCTGCCTGCTCTCTGCacgctctgtgtgtgtccgtgtgtttgtgtccgtgtgcgtgtgcgtgtgtgtgtgtgtgtccgtgtgcgtTAGGTGCCCCTACACTTTCTCGTCTGCTGGAGGCTGGGCCTCAGTTCTCAACTCCGCTGGACTCCTTGGCCAGCAGCACAGACTCCTCCAGTGTCCTTCTCACTGCTGCACCCCCCACTATGGACTCCCCCGCCTCACTACACACaggtctctccctttcccttcctgcctccctctctctgcttctataCTGTACAATCACTGCACATCCATCCTCTTCATTCTTTCGTCAACACCAagcatctcctctgtctgtcatCAGATTGTGGCCATAAGTGTCTGTCACCTGAACATCAGACTCCTGTACATGACTTGTCAGTCCATCTCATCTCCTCCAACATGAAGCACATCCCCATGATTATGTCCTCAGTCTGTTGTCTTTACCCAGAGATTGGATTTGAATCATGTAAGGCTGTtagtaatctgtgtgtgtgtgtgtgtgtgtgtgtgtgtgtgtgtgtgtgtgtgtgtgtgtgtgtgtgtgtgtgtgtgtgtgtacaggaggGAATGAGGTGGGGGCCTCCCTGCCTGGCCCAGGGGATGGGACAGAAGAAGACCTAGTGACAGTGTCATACATGGCAGAAGAATTGGACCTGGAGACAGTGGGGGACATCATCGCCATCATCGAGGACAAGGTGCTCCTTCTACGCCTCACACACCTAAAAACATGAGATGTGTTCGAATACCCattataacatactgtatactaaagtcgtggccaaaagttttgagaatgacacaaatatgaattttcacaaagtctgctgcctcagtttgtatcatggtaatttgcatatactcaagaatgttatgaagaatgatcagatgaattgcaattaattgcaaagtctctctttgccatgcaaatgaactgaatcccccaaaaacatttccactgcatttcagccctgccacaaaaggaccagctgacatcatgtcagtgatactctcgttaacacaggtgtgtgttgacgaggacaaggctggagatcactctgttatgctgattgagttcgactaacagactggaagcttcaaaaggagggtggtgcttggagtcattgttcttcctctgtcaaacatggttacctgcaaggaaacacgtgccgtcatcattgctctctacaaaaagggcttcacagccaaggatattgctgccagtaagattgcacctaaatcaaccatttatcggatcatcaagaacatcaTGGAGAGCGGTTCAGTTGtagtgaagaaggcttcagggtgccaaagaaagtccagcaagcgccaggaccgtctccttaagttgattcagctgtgggatcggggcaccaccagtacagagcttgctaaggaatggcagcaggcagatgtgagtgcatctgcacacacagtgaggcaaagacttttggaggatggcctggtgtcaagaagggcagcaaagaagccacttctctccaggaaaaacatcagggatagactgatattctgcaaaaagtacagggattggactgctgaggactggggtaaagcttgtccggagaagacaaggtgaacgctaccatcagtcctgtgtcatgccaacagtaaagcatcctgcgaccattcatgtgtggggttgcttctcagccaaaggagtgggctcactcacaattttgccgaagaacacagccatgaataaagaatggtaccaacacatcctctgagagcaacttctcccaaccatccaggaaacgtttggtgatgaacaatgccttttccaacatgatggagcaccttgccataaggcaaaagtgataactaagtggctcggggaacaaaacatagatattttgggtccatggccaggaaactccccagaccttaatcccattgagaacttgtggtcaatcctcaagaggcgggtggacaaacaaaagcccacaaattctgacaaactccaagcattgattatgcaagaatggtctgccatcagtcaggatgtggcccagaagataattgacagcatgccagggcggattgcagaggtcttgaaaaagaaggctCAACACTGtgaatattgactctttgcatcaacttcatgtaattgtcaataaaagccattgacacgtatgaaatgcttgtaattatacttcagtattacatagtaacatctgacaaaatatctaaagacactgaagcagcaaactttttggaaattaatatttgtgtcattctcaaaacgtttgacCATGACTGTACATACTTAATGGGTATATACAAcctactatatactattagttaattttagtatactgtaaacgaacggtatcctttcagttgagcaTATTAGCACTAAGTCTGTCTACCgggagttgatgctgttgctatgcaatcTTTTGAcagcttgttagcataacaaattactAGCTAGACATTTTACGACTTCGGTGTGTtagtaaattcaatctggagtgtcAGAGTGCATTCTGGGCACTCGTAAATTCTGAGCATTGTCAGCTtgtccgttcgtaaattcagagcgtttcccTCTGAGTGTTGAGTGCACACTGGACGTTCTGGCCGTGGaatagggttgatccgagcgtttcCCTCTCAGAGTGTTGAGTGCACACTGGACGTTCTGGCCGTGGaatagggttgatccgagcgtttcCCTCTCCGAGTGTTGAGTGCACACTGGACgttctggccgaggagtagggttgatccgagcgtttcCCTCTCCGAGTGTTGAGTGCTAACTAACTTTAGGTAtctagctaacataccggtaccTGCTATGTGGTGCGTAAAGGATAGCGTAGCCAACAAACTGTCAGCCAACACAACTTGTAGCATAACTTAgctgaaaagtcattactttattacattgctcaacattttcttaacctttgtcataattagttaaagcattGAATTTGTATCCTCTCTCGTCGGACTTGGGCTGCATATTTTCTGCCATTGTCTTCGAATCTGAAAACGttgtgaagccacgcccattttGGGAAGAATTGCATTAATAGTGAAATGTGTCCACTGCTTGTATACTTCGTATTTTGGCAAATGTAGAATgacatccgggaacttttggcattctaactatatccatactatgaccaataagcatactaaatACTCCATTTACGTTACAAATAGTAGGGTTAGTGCGGTTAGttatgagtattcgaacacagcaACGGAATGATACTCAACTGTTCTGCCTATAAAGCCATAGTGATATCAGCCTCCTCTCCTTAATAACAGTACATTTAATAGGTTTTCCTGAGGTGTCTTTACAGTGACAAACTGTGACCTGTCATCCTACAGGGTGATGAGAATACTGAGGCTTTGGATGCGGCTGCAGTGGAGGCTGCTCTGTCCCTGTGTGAGGAGACAGGCCATGCCCTGTCTGGCCATTGGGAGCCAGGGCCCTTCAAGTCCCCTGAGT
The Oncorhynchus gorbuscha isolate QuinsamMale2020 ecotype Even-year linkage group LG20, OgorEven_v1.0, whole genome shotgun sequence DNA segment above includes these coding regions:
- the brd8a gene encoding bromodomain-containing protein 8 isoform X1, whose amino-acid sequence is MASGVGKHKLLSMGAKEPWSVREKLCLATSVMKSGDQNWVSVSRAIKPFAESGRPPDWFSQKHCASQYSELLETTETPKRKRGEKGEVVETVEDVIVRRLTAERIDELKRLIKDTQEKHRKMKTEAELIQAGHLDSKLEDLWGEIVQKKKQEQDEADVKRKVTDTAYLARQAVKNTPKRVPSVTVRSPLGCGSPSLEFCQGDTPQSTPEDPSTSVTAPGVAGFMPLTEACGLGGAESGLGTLLDESPQKKLLGQKATPPPSPLLSELLKKGSLLPTSPRLVGDGDLPGNMTIAHDLQLTGSVLPGSLATGAPTLSRLLEAGPQFSTPLDSLASSTDSSSVLLTAAPPTMDSPASLHTGGNEVGASLPGPGDGTEEDLVTVSYMAEELDLETVGDIIAIIEDKGDENTEALDAAAVEAALSLCEETGHALSGHWEPGPFKSPECDRSGASHLSSLAGSLEMKREVMQLRGGTSACDSQDNCPSGYPHPLGISGLPPSSSSSSCSSMMLEHSQAIGARLEPGAMGGADGEGSPVSPHATIRCESEEWTQQGADNPYADSEDGPMTRRHSKDVKEEEGVSDGEEGSASETKEGLDGDGGDEEGDGAEAYLSEAEGETELEPPASESEDGYSLHTASSSLQLHTTADSIPSSPASSQFSMCSEDQEARQAQKIWKKAIMLVWRAAANHRYANVFLQPVTDDIAPGYHSIVHRPMDLSTIKKSIETGLIRTTAEFQRDIMLMFQNAVMYNSCDHDVFHMALEMQRDVLEQIQQFLATQLIMQTSESGVSAKSLRGRESTRKQDPSDKDGGTRGRRCAIEADLKMKK
- the brd8a gene encoding bromodomain-containing protein 8 isoform X3 codes for the protein MASGVGKHKLLSMGAKEPWSVREKLCLATSVMKSGDQNWVSVSRAIKPFAESGRPPDWFSQKHCASQYSELLETTETPKRKRGEKGEVVETVEDVIVRRLTAERIDELKRLIKDTQEKHRKMKTEAELIQAGHLDSKLEDLWGEIVQKKKQEQDEADVKRKVTDTAYLARQAVKNTPKRVPSVTVRSPLGCGSPSLEFCQGDTPQSTPEDPSTSVTAPGVAGFMPLTEACGLGGAESGLGTLLDESPQKKLLGQKATPPPSPLLSELLKKGSLLPTSPRLVGDGDLPGNMTIAHDLQLTGSVLPGSLATGGNEVGASLPGPGDGTEEDLVTVSYMAEELDLETVGDIIAIIEDKGDENTEALDAAAVEAALSLCEETGHALSGHWEPGPFKSPECDRSGASHLSSLAGSLEMKREVMQLRGGTSACDSQDNCPSGYPHPLGISGLPPSSSSSSCSSMMLEHSQAIGARLEPGAMGGADGEGSPVSPHATIRCESEEWTQQGADNPYADSEDGPMTRRHSKDVKEEEGVSDGEEGSASETKEGLDGDGGDEEGDGAEAYLSEAEGETELEPPASESEDGYSLHTASSSLQLHTTADSIPSSPASSQFSMCSEDQEARQAQKIWKKAIMLVWRAAANHRYANVFLQPVTDDIAPGYHSIVHRPMDLSTIKKSIETGLIRTTAEFQRDIMLMFQNAVMYNSCDHDVFHMALEMQRDVLEQIQQFLATQLIMQTSESGVSAKSLRGRESTRKQDPSDKDGGTRGRRCAIEADLKMKK
- the brd8a gene encoding bromodomain-containing protein 8 isoform X2; protein product: MGAKEPWSVREKLCLATSVMKSGDQNWVSVSRAIKPFAESGRPPDWFSQKHCASQYSELLETTETPKRKRGEKGEVVETVEDVIVRRLTAERIDELKRLIKDTQEKHRKMKTEAELIQAGHLDSKLEDLWGEIVQKKKQEQDEADVKRKVTDTAYLARQAVKNTPKRVPSVTVRSPLGCGSPSLEFCQGDTPQSTPEDPSTSVTAPGVAGFMPLTEACGLGGAESGLGTLLDESPQKKLLGQKATPPPSPLLSELLKKGSLLPTSPRLVGDGDLPGNMTIAHDLQLTGSVLPGSLATGAPTLSRLLEAGPQFSTPLDSLASSTDSSSVLLTAAPPTMDSPASLHTGGNEVGASLPGPGDGTEEDLVTVSYMAEELDLETVGDIIAIIEDKGDENTEALDAAAVEAALSLCEETGHALSGHWEPGPFKSPECDRSGASHLSSLAGSLEMKREVMQLRGGTSACDSQDNCPSGYPHPLGISGLPPSSSSSSCSSMMLEHSQAIGARLEPGAMGGADGEGSPVSPHATIRCESEEWTQQGADNPYADSEDGPMTRRHSKDVKEEEGVSDGEEGSASETKEGLDGDGGDEEGDGAEAYLSEAEGETELEPPASESEDGYSLHTASSSLQLHTTADSIPSSPASSQFSMCSEDQEARQAQKIWKKAIMLVWRAAANHRYANVFLQPVTDDIAPGYHSIVHRPMDLSTIKKSIETGLIRTTAEFQRDIMLMFQNAVMYNSCDHDVFHMALEMQRDVLEQIQQFLATQLIMQTSESGVSAKSLRGRESTRKQDPSDKDGGTRGRRCAIEADLKMKK